The following proteins are co-located in the Haloprofundus halophilus genome:
- a CDS encoding FAD-dependent oxidoreductase: MTDPFVVVGGDAAGLSAASKLKREAPSRDVVVFEKGRWVSYAHCGTPYFVKGSVETLTDLLSLSPEEIDERGIDLRREAELTAIQPEERLVTVADADGSTYEQPYRELLVATGGRASTAPIPGTDADGVFTMHGLDSAAAVRAFLSDPETFTVESLGGEGFVDEATVSRYGSMEPPERVAVVGGGYVGVEMAEAFSAWDLDVHLFQRGDRLLSPFGEAVSERVAPHLEENGVTLHLGAAVERLRESDGRVASVVCADGTELDTDAALVGIGIRPNVELVEGTGVELGASGAIAVDEYGRTSVDGVYAAGDCAEMPHTVTGESVWVPLGLTANRAGRAIGQTVAGDPTPVGSVAGTAVVKAFDLECGRAGFVDPEAARDAGFDPVSETITAGSRSGYYPGNAETTVTLVADRDSGRLLGGSIVGADRAAIRIDTVATALEGGLTVEAVERLDLGYAPPFSPVWDPVLVAAKVLDGSSSE; this comes from the coding sequence ATGACCGACCCGTTCGTAGTCGTGGGCGGCGACGCCGCAGGATTGAGCGCAGCGAGCAAACTGAAGCGAGAGGCACCGTCTCGTGACGTCGTCGTCTTCGAGAAGGGCCGGTGGGTCTCCTACGCACACTGCGGAACGCCGTACTTCGTCAAAGGGAGCGTCGAGACCCTGACCGACCTCCTGTCTCTCTCCCCGGAGGAGATCGACGAGCGGGGTATCGACCTCCGCCGAGAAGCCGAGTTGACGGCGATACAGCCGGAAGAGCGCCTCGTGACGGTCGCAGACGCGGACGGCTCGACGTACGAACAGCCGTACCGAGAACTGCTCGTCGCTACCGGCGGTCGTGCCTCCACCGCGCCGATTCCCGGCACCGACGCCGACGGCGTGTTCACGATGCACGGGCTCGACTCCGCGGCTGCGGTCCGCGCGTTTCTCTCCGACCCCGAGACGTTCACCGTGGAGTCGCTCGGCGGCGAGGGGTTCGTCGACGAAGCCACCGTCTCGCGGTACGGGTCGATGGAACCGCCCGAGCGGGTCGCCGTCGTCGGCGGGGGCTACGTCGGCGTCGAGATGGCGGAGGCGTTCTCCGCGTGGGACCTCGACGTTCACCTGTTCCAGCGGGGCGACCGACTCCTCTCCCCGTTCGGCGAGGCGGTCTCCGAGCGCGTCGCGCCGCATCTCGAAGAGAACGGCGTGACGCTGCATCTCGGTGCAGCGGTCGAGAGACTACGCGAATCGGACGGCCGCGTCGCGTCGGTCGTCTGCGCCGACGGAACCGAACTCGACACCGACGCCGCCCTCGTCGGTATCGGCATCCGGCCGAACGTCGAACTGGTCGAGGGGACCGGCGTCGAACTCGGAGCGTCCGGCGCGATAGCGGTCGACGAGTACGGCCGCACCTCGGTCGACGGAGTCTACGCGGCGGGTGATTGCGCGGAGATGCCGCACACGGTCACCGGCGAGTCGGTGTGGGTCCCGCTCGGTCTCACGGCGAACCGAGCGGGGAGAGCTATCGGACAGACGGTAGCCGGCGACCCCACGCCGGTCGGAAGCGTCGCGGGCACCGCCGTGGTCAAGGCGTTCGACCTCGAGTGCGGCCGGGCCGGGTTCGTCGACCCCGAGGCCGCCCGAGATGCTGGTTTCGACCCCGTCTCGGAGACGATAACCGCGGGGTCGCGCTCCGGATACTACCCCGGCAACGCCGAGACGACGGTGACGCTCGTCGCCGACCGCGACAGCGGCCGGCTGCTCGGCGGAAGCATCGTCGGAGCGGACCGCGCGGCCATCAGAATCGACACGGTCGCGACGGCGCTCGAAGGCGGTCTCACCGTCGAAGCGGTCGAACGACTCGACCTCGGGTACGCGCCGCCGTTCAGTCCGGTCTGGGACCCCGTCTTGGTCGCGGCGAAGGTGCTCGACGGGTCGTCGTCCGAGTAG
- a CDS encoding arsenate-mycothiol transferase ArsC encodes MSETPVRFGFVCVQNAGRSQMSAAFAERERQRRDLENRVEILTGGTMPADEVHPEVVEAMRERGVDLSGRVPREVSDEELDECDVVATMGCSTLELDASVDVRDWDLDDPHGQDVERVREIRDEIETRVSDLFDEFFPDG; translated from the coding sequence ATGAGCGAGACCCCGGTACGGTTTGGGTTTGTGTGCGTGCAAAACGCTGGCCGAAGTCAGATGTCGGCGGCCTTCGCGGAGCGGGAACGGCAACGCCGTGACCTCGAAAACCGCGTCGAGATTCTCACCGGCGGGACGATGCCGGCAGACGAGGTCCACCCGGAGGTCGTCGAAGCCATGCGGGAACGCGGCGTCGACCTGTCTGGACGCGTCCCGAGGGAAGTCTCCGACGAGGAACTCGACGAATGCGACGTCGTCGCGACAATGGGCTGTTCGACGCTCGAACTCGACGCGTCCGTCGACGTTCGAGACTGGGACCTCGACGACCCGCACGGACAGGACGTCGAGCGCGTCCGCGAGATTCGCGACGAGATCGAAACACGGGTGAGCGACCTCTTCGACGAGTTCTTCCCGGACGGATGA
- a CDS encoding SprT-like domain-containing protein, whose product MDAIDTAYYEIDSTASVPEFLAVSKLYARDVVEHYGLTASVSDLEWTVSKRAKRRAGAVSYRDGVPESVSLTWEFFETHGWEATAETIRHELIHVHLLNERGDGSHGDRFRELADELDTHVHCERFAEPNWWIRCDACGTQLVRYRRSKLVDEVDSYRCGACGGELRAIENTERGR is encoded by the coding sequence ATGGACGCTATCGACACCGCTTACTACGAGATCGATTCGACGGCATCGGTCCCCGAGTTCCTCGCCGTCTCGAAACTCTACGCCCGCGACGTCGTCGAGCACTACGGACTCACCGCCTCGGTGAGTGACTTGGAGTGGACGGTGAGCAAGCGAGCGAAACGGCGAGCGGGCGCGGTGAGCTACCGCGACGGCGTCCCGGAGTCCGTCTCGTTGACCTGGGAGTTCTTCGAGACGCACGGGTGGGAGGCGACCGCCGAGACGATTCGCCACGAGCTCATCCACGTCCACTTGCTCAACGAACGGGGCGACGGCTCCCACGGCGACCGATTTCGGGAACTCGCGGACGAACTCGACACGCACGTCCACTGCGAGCGGTTCGCCGAGCCGAACTGGTGGATACGCTGCGACGCGTGCGGAACCCAGCTCGTCCGATACCGGCGGTCGAAACTCGTCGACGAGGTCGACTCGTATCGGTGCGGGGCCTGCGGCGGCGAACTCCGAGCGATAGAAAATACGGAACGCGGGCGATAA
- the corA gene encoding magnesium/cobalt transporter CorA, which yields MSLHAMVYTAAGVERYDDIDAALSATGETWVHADGFESSEIASLKERFGIHQLAVDDVLREQTRPKVAEYDTHSFVLLKTARLSQRDDFQFHKEVRTKPVGFFIGEEWLVTMSTSDVDVVDLSATQWTKNGRRFADRGTDFLAYRIMDAIVEQYYDVLDEIEDDIEAVEERVLETPDPQMLEVLNDVRRDLLAFRKVTWPAREALSVLSRGDVPEVAERNEKYFRDVHDHLVQVVDLTETYRDLTSGSRDIYLNAVSQSTNEVMRTLTVVATIFIPLTFVVGVYGMNFAGSPYAMPELYWRYGYPATMLGIGVLAGVMLVHFRRQGWV from the coding sequence ATGAGCCTGCACGCGATGGTGTACACGGCGGCGGGCGTCGAGCGCTACGACGACATCGACGCGGCACTCTCGGCGACCGGCGAGACGTGGGTTCACGCCGACGGCTTCGAATCGAGCGAGATAGCGTCGCTCAAAGAGAGGTTCGGTATCCACCAGCTCGCTGTCGATGACGTTTTGCGCGAGCAGACGCGGCCGAAAGTCGCGGAGTACGACACTCACTCGTTCGTGTTGCTGAAGACTGCCCGACTCAGCCAGCGCGACGATTTCCAGTTCCACAAGGAGGTCAGAACCAAACCCGTCGGGTTCTTCATCGGCGAGGAGTGGCTGGTGACGATGTCGACGTCCGACGTCGATGTCGTCGACCTATCGGCGACGCAGTGGACGAAGAACGGTCGTCGGTTCGCGGACCGGGGGACCGACTTTCTCGCCTACCGAATCATGGACGCGATCGTCGAGCAGTATTACGACGTGCTCGACGAGATAGAAGACGACATCGAAGCGGTCGAAGAGCGCGTGCTGGAGACGCCCGACCCCCAGATGCTGGAGGTGTTGAACGACGTCCGCCGCGACCTCCTCGCGTTCCGGAAAGTCACGTGGCCCGCCCGCGAAGCGCTCTCGGTGCTCTCCCGAGGCGACGTTCCCGAAGTCGCCGAGCGCAACGAGAAGTACTTTCGAGACGTGCACGACCACCTCGTCCAGGTGGTCGACCTCACCGAGACGTACCGCGACCTCACGAGCGGGTCCAGAGATATCTATCTCAACGCCGTCTCGCAGTCGACGAACGAAGTGATGCGGACGCTCACCGTCGTGGCGACGATATTCATCCCGCTGACGTTCGTCGTCGGCGTCTACGGGATGAACTTCGCCGGTTCCCCGTACGCGATGCCGGAGCTCTACTGGAGGTACGGCTACCCGGCGACGATGCTCGGGATAGGAGTTCTCGCCGGCGTCATGCTCGTCCACTTCCGTCGTCAAGGCTGGGTCTGA
- a CDS encoding NAD(P)/FAD-dependent oxidoreductase translates to MSRIGVDEHDSEYDVAVVGGGPAGCSASLFTGRYGLDTLVFDRGRSSLQRCAHLENYLGFPAGIGIRRMYELMHDHVEEARCTLVSDLVESVTRRDDGEGFVVDPQEGDAVTARRVIAATRYDGSYLRPLDDDDAMFTESEYDGETHEEFDRSYAGGDGTTPVAGLYVASPSDESDRQAIIAAGRGARVALTLIEDVRRERGYFDDIATTYDWVRRDAELTDEWADRDRWRRYLDARRPDDHDVDASRWAELRDAQIERRLDAYISDEAIDARDERSQRRLLDYIDDDLVLERARELDSS, encoded by the coding sequence ATGAGTCGCATCGGTGTCGACGAACACGACAGCGAGTACGACGTCGCCGTCGTCGGTGGGGGCCCGGCGGGCTGTTCGGCGAGCCTCTTCACCGGCCGGTACGGCCTCGACACGCTTGTTTTCGACCGCGGTCGGTCCTCGTTGCAGCGATGCGCCCACCTCGAAAACTACCTCGGCTTCCCGGCGGGAATCGGCATCCGGCGGATGTACGAACTGATGCACGACCACGTCGAAGAAGCCCGGTGTACGCTCGTCTCTGACCTCGTCGAATCCGTAACTCGGAGAGACGACGGCGAGGGGTTCGTCGTCGACCCACAGGAAGGTGACGCCGTCACCGCGAGACGGGTTATCGCGGCCACACGGTACGACGGGTCGTACCTTCGACCGCTCGACGACGACGACGCGATGTTCACCGAGAGCGAGTACGACGGCGAGACGCACGAGGAGTTCGACCGCTCGTACGCCGGGGGAGACGGGACCACGCCCGTAGCGGGTCTGTACGTCGCCTCTCCGTCCGACGAGTCGGACCGACAGGCGATCATCGCCGCCGGTCGCGGGGCCCGCGTCGCGCTGACGCTAATCGAGGACGTCCGACGTGAGCGGGGCTACTTCGACGACATCGCAACGACGTACGACTGGGTCCGACGGGACGCCGAACTCACCGACGAGTGGGCCGACCGCGACCGGTGGCGCCGGTATCTCGACGCGCGGCGACCCGACGACCACGACGTCGATGCGTCGCGGTGGGCCGAGTTGCGCGACGCCCAGATCGAGCGTCGACTCGACGCGTACATCTCCGACGAGGCGATCGACGCGCGGGACGAGCGGAGTCAGCGTCGGCTGCTCGACTATATCGACGACGACCTCGTCTTGGAACGCGCCCGCGAACTCGACAGTTCTTGA
- a CDS encoding Rieske (2Fe-2S) protein has translation MVDGTRIASVEDVPEVGSYLFTAEDAFTNEREVILVRCERDPGVEAWINNCTHENQRLDRGSGAAMRDGEIICPKHGSMFDACSGDCDNGEAAGTTLPDIEIAVENDTVFLTDDNYTYLHEGGTDDDDGPDSTSHIGF, from the coding sequence ATGGTCGACGGAACGCGAATCGCGAGCGTCGAAGACGTCCCCGAGGTGGGGTCGTACCTGTTCACCGCCGAGGACGCCTTTACCAACGAACGCGAAGTGATTCTCGTCCGCTGCGAGAGAGACCCCGGCGTCGAAGCGTGGATAAACAACTGTACGCACGAGAACCAGCGACTCGACCGTGGGTCGGGTGCGGCTATGCGCGACGGCGAGATAATCTGTCCGAAGCACGGGTCGATGTTCGACGCCTGTTCGGGCGACTGCGACAACGGCGAGGCGGCGGGGACGACGCTACCGGATATCGAAATCGCCGTCGAAAACGACACCGTGTTTCTCACCGACGACAACTACACCTACCTGCACGAGGGCGGTACCGACGACGACGACGGCCCCGATTCGACGTCTCACATCGGATTCTGA
- the fer gene encoding ferredoxin Fer: MASPFDVLAVDPDADDEEIERAYRRRVKEAHPDHGGSAREFQLVYTAYRQVMAGNTDAELEVASADDSGERETASEAEPPEDPSPPGPEAAEPEESGSKIEFLNYEVLADHGWQIDDDDLFEKASEADLAPDDYGRFFAQPRENILEAAESRGFSWPYSCRGGACANCAIAVVDGAVEMPSNHILPSSMTDSGIQLSCISAPVTDEMKVVYNVKNLPGLDELRLPSDPFDNAQLND; encoded by the coding sequence GTGGCATCCCCGTTCGATGTTTTAGCGGTCGACCCGGACGCGGACGACGAAGAAATCGAGCGTGCGTACCGGCGCCGGGTGAAGGAGGCTCATCCCGACCACGGCGGCTCCGCGAGGGAGTTCCAGTTGGTGTACACCGCCTATCGGCAGGTGATGGCGGGCAACACCGACGCCGAACTCGAAGTCGCGTCGGCGGACGACTCCGGCGAGCGCGAAACCGCTTCCGAGGCGGAGCCCCCGGAGGACCCCTCGCCCCCCGGTCCTGAAGCGGCAGAACCCGAAGAGTCGGGGTCGAAAATCGAGTTTCTCAACTACGAGGTGCTCGCCGACCACGGGTGGCAGATCGACGACGACGACCTGTTCGAGAAGGCCTCTGAGGCCGACCTCGCGCCCGACGATTACGGTCGGTTCTTCGCGCAACCGAGGGAGAACATCCTCGAAGCCGCCGAGAGCCGCGGCTTCTCCTGGCCGTACTCCTGTCGCGGGGGCGCGTGTGCGAACTGCGCCATCGCCGTCGTCGACGGGGCCGTCGAGATGCCGTCGAACCACATCCTCCCGTCGTCGATGACCGACAGCGGCATCCAACTCTCCTGCATCAGCGCACCCGTCACCGACGAGATGAAAGTCGTGTACAACGTGAAGAACCTCCCCGGACTCGACGAACTCCGTCTGCCGTCGGACCCGTTCGACAACGCGCAGTTGAACGACTGA
- a CDS encoding TRAM domain-containing protein: MDVSGDLLCLYTATVEEQDGSYVVELPEQEVELGELAAGETYRLAVLDTNADSEHAGNRDTAESSSHAGSRPDAQQPPSPPVEVGEQRTVDIEGLGEQGDGIARVERGYVVIVPDTEVNERVTVEIEKVTENVGFATVVEREAYYQ; encoded by the coding sequence ATGGACGTCTCTGGAGATTTATTGTGTCTGTACACTGCGACGGTGGAAGAACAGGACGGTTCGTACGTGGTCGAACTTCCCGAACAGGAGGTAGAACTGGGCGAGTTGGCCGCCGGTGAGACGTATCGACTGGCAGTTCTCGATACGAACGCCGACAGCGAACACGCCGGGAACCGAGACACCGCCGAGTCGTCGAGTCACGCCGGCAGTCGGCCCGACGCGCAGCAGCCACCGTCGCCGCCGGTCGAAGTCGGCGAGCAGCGAACGGTCGACATCGAAGGGCTCGGCGAGCAGGGCGACGGTATCGCCCGCGTCGAGCGCGGATACGTCGTCATCGTTCCCGATACCGAAGTGAACGAACGGGTAACCGTCGAAATCGAGAAAGTGACCGAGAACGTCGGTTTCGCGACCGTCGTCGAGCGCGAAGCGTACTACCAGTAA
- a CDS encoding HTH domain-containing protein, producing MAQSTRNADEFGDLTASAKLVHMVLQRESPLTQTELIDRTELSSRTVRNALDRLESAELVNKEICLEDARKRVYSLQSTN from the coding sequence ATGGCACAATCGACACGAAACGCGGACGAATTCGGTGACCTGACGGCCAGCGCAAAGTTAGTTCACATGGTGCTGCAGCGGGAGTCCCCGCTCACGCAGACCGAACTCATAGACCGGACGGAACTGTCCTCGCGGACGGTCCGAAACGCCCTGGACCGACTGGAGTCGGCGGAGTTGGTGAACAAAGAGATTTGCCTCGAAGACGCGCGAAAGCGGGTGTACTCGCTACAGAGCACTAACTGA
- a CDS encoding aldehyde dehydrogenase family protein, translating to MVTEISTAADWNAVYIDGDWVDSDSGESIGVEDPSTRETVWEVPAGVEADVNAAYEAAAEAQAEWADQPPARRRQVVQKVLGVLDEHEEEIVELLATEAGGTEIMGRTSLQITRDHVSEAATLPNRMKGQHADSNIPGKENIVQRNPKGVVTAISPWNFPLNLSIRAVAPAIATGNAVVLKPATNTPVTGGLLIAKLFEEAGLPEGVLNVVTGRGSDIGDRVAGHPESGVVAFTGSTAVGRQVAATAAENLAIQAMELGGNNAHVVTADADLDAAVDSAVFGSFVHQGQVCISINRHVVHEDVYDEYVERLTERAEELAAGSAHDAETVVGPIIDESQREEMLGYVEETVEAGATLETGGETVDVDGTDDSLVVAPTVLSDVTNDMAAACNEHFGPIAPVISVSDVDEAVEVANDTEHGLSGSVHAGDVGTAMDVADRMETGHVHINDQPINDEAHVPFSGTAASGMGGYNSDTILHEVTETKWVSIQREEREYPF from the coding sequence ATGGTCACCGAGATATCGACGGCGGCTGACTGGAACGCAGTTTACATCGACGGCGACTGGGTCGACTCCGACAGCGGCGAGAGTATCGGCGTCGAGGACCCATCCACCCGCGAGACCGTGTGGGAGGTGCCCGCGGGCGTCGAAGCCGACGTGAACGCCGCCTACGAGGCCGCGGCCGAAGCCCAGGCGGAGTGGGCCGACCAGCCGCCGGCGCGACGTCGACAGGTCGTCCAGAAGGTGCTCGGCGTTCTCGACGAACACGAGGAGGAAATCGTCGAACTGCTCGCCACCGAGGCCGGCGGGACCGAGATCATGGGCCGGACGTCGCTGCAGATAACCCGCGACCACGTGAGCGAGGCGGCGACGCTCCCCAACCGGATGAAGGGCCAGCACGCCGACTCCAACATTCCGGGCAAGGAGAACATCGTCCAGCGAAATCCCAAAGGCGTCGTGACCGCCATCTCGCCGTGGAACTTCCCGCTGAACCTCTCGATTCGAGCGGTCGCACCCGCCATCGCCACCGGTAACGCCGTGGTGCTGAAACCGGCGACGAACACACCGGTCACCGGGGGGCTTCTCATCGCCAAACTGTTCGAGGAGGCGGGACTTCCCGAAGGCGTCCTGAACGTCGTCACCGGACGCGGTTCGGACATCGGCGACCGCGTGGCCGGACACCCCGAGAGCGGCGTGGTCGCGTTCACCGGGTCGACCGCGGTCGGCCGACAGGTCGCCGCCACCGCCGCGGAGAACCTCGCCATCCAGGCGATGGAACTCGGCGGCAACAACGCCCACGTCGTCACCGCCGACGCCGACCTCGACGCCGCCGTCGACAGCGCGGTGTTCGGCAGTTTCGTCCACCAGGGACAGGTCTGTATCTCCATCAACCGCCACGTCGTCCACGAGGACGTGTACGACGAGTACGTCGAACGGCTCACCGAACGCGCCGAGGAACTCGCGGCGGGCAGCGCGCACGACGCCGAGACGGTCGTCGGTCCCATCATCGACGAGTCCCAGCGCGAGGAGATGCTCGGCTACGTCGAGGAGACGGTCGAGGCGGGAGCGACGCTCGAAACCGGCGGCGAGACGGTCGACGTCGACGGGACGGACGACTCGCTGGTCGTCGCACCGACGGTGCTATCGGACGTGACCAACGACATGGCCGCCGCCTGCAACGAGCACTTCGGTCCCATCGCACCGGTCATCTCCGTCTCGGACGTGGACGAAGCGGTCGAGGTCGCCAACGACACCGAACACGGCCTCTCGGGGTCGGTCCACGCCGGCGACGTCGGCACCGCCATGGACGTCGCCGACCGGATGGAGACCGGCCACGTCCACATCAACGACCAACCGATCAACGACGAGGCGCACGTCCCCTTCAGCGGTACCGCGGCGTCCGGGATGGGCGGCTACAACAGCGACACCATCCTCCACGAGGTGACCGAGACGAAGTGGGTCTCGATTCAGCGCGAGGAGCGAGAGTACCCGTTCTGA
- a CDS encoding TraB domain-containing protein: MVHANGDTGTVALVGTVHVTEESGENVRRAIERRDPDVVTVELCSMRLRHLYAPNTARQKLRNLAESYRSLSRSGFALNVLFKLSQQSYHDDTGVDRDDRDMFAAIDAAESSGRRTAAIDRPIEETLDELAAVVRSGADDTYASTRRRADQAVKGEWSELASDLVADTARPVTGLAQLLGLHFWYGTLTADSPAAKAAVMERLSPEQAASFQHALERLAPGLVRVMIRDRDAYMARRLEYLRQQGDDVVAVVGKAHVEGIRRHLEDGTFADEAEKPPFVSLRYPEDDDRE; the protein is encoded by the coding sequence ATGGTCCACGCGAACGGCGACACCGGAACGGTAGCACTCGTCGGGACGGTTCACGTCACCGAAGAGAGCGGCGAGAACGTCCGCCGGGCGATCGAACGACGCGACCCCGACGTCGTCACCGTCGAACTCTGTTCGATGCGGCTGCGCCATCTGTACGCGCCGAACACAGCGAGACAGAAGCTCCGCAACCTCGCCGAGAGCTACCGTTCGCTCTCGCGGTCGGGGTTTGCGCTCAACGTGCTGTTCAAGCTCTCCCAGCAGTCGTACCACGACGACACCGGCGTCGACAGGGACGACCGCGACATGTTCGCGGCGATCGACGCGGCCGAGTCGTCGGGTCGACGAACCGCCGCTATCGACCGGCCTATCGAAGAGACGCTCGACGAACTCGCGGCGGTGGTACGCTCCGGCGCAGACGACACCTACGCGTCGACGAGGCGTCGAGCGGATCAAGCTGTAAAAGGCGAGTGGAGCGAGTTGGCTTCCGACCTCGTAGCCGACACCGCCCGACCGGTTACGGGCTTAGCGCAACTGCTCGGGCTTCACTTCTGGTACGGCACGCTGACCGCCGACAGCCCGGCCGCGAAGGCGGCCGTCATGGAACGACTCTCGCCGGAACAGGCGGCATCGTTCCAACACGCGCTCGAACGTCTCGCTCCCGGACTCGTCCGCGTGATGATTCGGGACCGGGACGCGTACATGGCCCGCCGTCTGGAGTACCTGCGGCAGCAGGGCGACGACGTGGTAGCCGTCGTCGGGAAGGCGCACGTCGAGGGAATCCGTCGTCATCTCGAAGACGGAACGTTCGCCGACGAGGCCGAGAAGCCACCGTTCGTCAGTTTGCGGTACCCCGAAGACGACGACCGAGAGTAG
- the thiD gene encoding bifunctional hydroxymethylpyrimidine kinase/phosphomethylpyrimidine kinase, producing the protein MTSPESSQSSDFIPELPTKRPYALTVASSDSGGGAGIQADLKTMTRLGAYGGSVVVAVTAQHTRGVDSTYVLPDEEIRAQFDAVVGDFDVGAIKLGMLAAASAVEVVDDCLRAYDGPVVLDPVMVATSGDPLLEDDAVDAYTRLFERATLLTPNADEVERLTGAYPDDERSRAEAAETLFGWGADAVLFKGGHVDTGANAVRDTLVTRERVVEFTNPRVQTERTHGSGCTLSSAIASRLAHGDELSTAVERGIEFTHATITHPADVGRGPGSVDHLAGSTRWDGALR; encoded by the coding sequence ATGACCTCGCCGGAGTCGTCTCAGTCGTCGGACTTCATCCCGGAGTTGCCGACGAAGCGACCGTACGCGTTGACGGTCGCCTCCAGCGACTCCGGCGGCGGTGCGGGGATACAGGCGGACTTGAAGACGATGACCCGACTGGGCGCGTACGGCGGGTCCGTCGTCGTCGCGGTCACCGCACAGCACACCCGCGGCGTCGACTCGACGTACGTCCTGCCCGACGAGGAGATTCGTGCCCAGTTCGACGCGGTTGTCGGCGACTTCGACGTCGGAGCGATCAAACTCGGGATGCTCGCGGCGGCCTCGGCGGTGGAGGTCGTCGACGACTGCCTTCGCGCGTACGACGGTCCGGTCGTTCTGGACCCGGTGATGGTCGCCACCTCGGGAGACCCACTGCTCGAAGACGACGCCGTCGACGCGTACACCCGTCTGTTCGAGCGAGCGACACTTCTCACGCCGAACGCCGACGAAGTAGAACGCCTCACCGGCGCGTACCCGGACGACGAGCGGTCGAGAGCGGAGGCCGCCGAGACGCTTTTCGGCTGGGGTGCAGATGCGGTCCTGTTCAAGGGTGGACACGTCGACACTGGCGCGAACGCCGTCAGGGACACGCTCGTCACACGCGAGCGAGTCGTTGAGTTCACGAACCCGCGCGTACAGACCGAGCGAACGCACGGGTCCGGCTGTACGCTATCGAGCGCTATCGCGTCTCGACTCGCGCACGGAGACGAGTTGTCGACGGCCGTCGAACGAGGCATCGAGTTCACCCACGCGACGATTACTCACCCCGCCGACGTCGGGAGAGGCCCGGGAAGCGTCGACCACCTCGCCGGTTCGACCCGCTGGGACGGAGCGCTCCGCTGA
- a CDS encoding SDR family NAD(P)-dependent oxidoreductase encodes MGVVVTGGTGGIGTAVVEALVEDGVVFSYLTDGEGADALVDAAPERTERSAFHMDVTDTDSVMSFFDAATDRLDGIDAVVHTVGVVDPATIRDSTEAQWSRVVETNLVGSYRVARAAVPHLRDSAGSLVFLSSIGGTAGTVDTSYAASKSGLHGLVRALARELGPDGVRVNAIAPGPVDTSMNDAIVDYLESTDFSGHENLDTHHPDYACSPEEIARAARYLLDSSFVQGEILDVNGGMQFR; translated from the coding sequence ATGGGCGTGGTGGTCACGGGCGGTACCGGCGGTATCGGAACCGCTGTCGTCGAGGCACTCGTGGAGGACGGCGTCGTGTTCTCCTATCTGACCGACGGTGAGGGTGCCGATGCCCTCGTGGACGCTGCGCCGGAACGCACCGAGCGCAGTGCGTTCCACATGGACGTCACCGACACCGACTCGGTCATGTCGTTCTTCGACGCAGCGACCGACCGACTCGACGGTATCGACGCCGTCGTCCACACCGTCGGTGTCGTCGACCCGGCGACGATACGGGACTCGACGGAGGCGCAGTGGTCCCGTGTCGTCGAGACGAACCTCGTCGGGTCGTACCGCGTCGCCCGGGCGGCGGTTCCGCACCTACGCGACTCTGCGGGGTCGCTCGTCTTTCTCTCCAGTATCGGCGGCACCGCCGGGACCGTCGACACGAGCTACGCGGCGAGCAAATCGGGACTCCACGGACTCGTTCGCGCCCTGGCGCGAGAACTCGGCCCCGACGGCGTTCGCGTGAACGCTATCGCTCCCGGTCCGGTGGACACGTCGATGAACGACGCCATCGTCGACTACCTCGAGTCGACCGACTTCTCGGGCCACGAGAATCTCGACACTCACCACCCCGACTACGCGTGTTCGCCGGAGGAAATCGCGCGCGCCGCTCGGTATCTCCTCGACAGCTCGTTCGTCCAAGGGGAGATTCTCGACGTCAACGGGGGGATGCAGTTCCGATGA